Genomic window (Methanobacterium formicicum):
ATAAAATATATTTTTATGAGACAACCTCATTAAACAAAAAAAAATGGTGGTGGTTAAACTGCTACTGGAAATAACTGATCTCGCAGTGGAAGTAAGTGGAAAAGAAATTCTCAGTGACGTGGACTTACGAATAGACAAAGGAGAAACACATGTACTTTTAGGACCTAACGGAGCTGGTAAAAGTACTCTTTTCATGACTCTGCTGGGTTTTCCCAAGTACAATGTAACCCGTGGAGAAATAATCTTTAAAGGGGAAGACATAACCCATCTTTCTACCACTGAAAGAGTTCGAAAAGGATTTGGTGTTAGTTTCCAAAATCCTCCTTCCATTAGAGGAGTGAGACTAGGAGACCTTTTGAAGATTGAACACGGCGAAAAGGACGAAGATAAAGAACTCAGTCAGGAAATGATGGACCTGGTATACAAACTCAAGTTCGATGAAAGATTCCTGGAAAGGGATGTGAATCTTGGCTTTTCTGGAGGAGAAGTCAAAAGATCCGAGATATTACAACTCCTGGCACAGTCCCCCGATTTTATAATGTTCGATGAACCAGACTCTGGTGTGGACATTGAGAATGTGGAGCTACTGGCTGAAGAAATTAATATCCTACTTGATAAGGATAAAAAACCAGGTCTCAGAGAAAAGTCAGGCCTTTTAATTACCCATCTTGGTTACATACTTAATTTTGTGGCGGCCGATACTGCCCATGTACTCATGGATGGTAAAATCGCCTGTTCAGGAAGCCCAGATGAGATTATAGAAGACATAAGGAAAGAAGGATTTCACGGGTGTGTGGAATGTTGCCAAATACAATAGAGCGTGCCGAGAAAGCTAAAGAAAAGAAAGCACTCT
Coding sequences:
- the sufC gene encoding Fe-S cluster assembly ATPase SufC — its product is MLLEITDLAVEVSGKEILSDVDLRIDKGETHVLLGPNGAGKSTLFMTLLGFPKYNVTRGEIIFKGEDITHLSTTERVRKGFGVSFQNPPSIRGVRLGDLLKIEHGEKDEDKELSQEMMDLVYKLKFDERFLERDVNLGFSGGEVKRSEILQLLAQSPDFIMFDEPDSGVDIENVELLAEEINILLDKDKKPGLREKSGLLITHLGYILNFVAADTAHVLMDGKIACSGSPDEIIEDIRKEGFHGCVECCQIQ